A genomic segment from Maniola jurtina chromosome 16, ilManJurt1.1, whole genome shotgun sequence encodes:
- the LOC123872979 gene encoding CLK4-associating serine/arginine rich protein isoform X1 — MWHEARKQERLIRGMIVDYRRRAERRKDFYEKIKAEPTQFLQLHGRQCKIHLDPAVAAAGEGPAIMMPWQGDTNNMIDRFDVRAHLDFIPDVKTPDIPPEDLSQEERQCNYERYRILAQNGFLGISEDKFLQQLAIEEQYGVTVEEKEMQKEKLSEKKGTGAAIGYNYNDPGAQPSSYNGPEVKKKEVEVKDSDDDSDLDIIDVDLSIDVNKMEALQAHELNAVGPQFGMAGCDLFSFLTGDADDAEHQKQLLREEKEKAMFSGRKSRRERRAHRDKKLATRVVSPPSYAAPSSLARASRSPSRSPSRSPSPEHSAIQFITSFGPEEEEKPPLPPKPLYADKLKQNLKKPDMLYSEAVRKPRPRSKSIDLTRPAIGPRGPNSTSRSRSRSRSQSRSRSRSRSRSRSRSKSRSSSRSRSRSRSSRSRSKSFVPYRRTRSRSRSRSRSRPRNYRRRSRSLSNHASGYANRNRSRSISYESNGKSTAQKKAVPRYYGRRKEDKSSSELSLDSESSDSPDDDKNKSAVGNKSNSYQNQLRLSGRSAKGPTRETLSMKEKLKRKMQAQLSRQLRADKRAEAERLERESRRQARRDEEMRELALKLRRKQREMRHQRYRNSSDEDSDRSRSGSSSRQSPFSERKRDARSRSKSNPPQEKRIPVWEADKEPSPPPPPIYKLKPSEMGTSSYLGRNRNPEISEGYTRETRSDSREQSYQNRYDRYPNREPGRHFDNSFKHDAYEGASRFDQERYQGPVRRQLNQRGGYRNQNFRNAEQNYGDSTSTSRYRDSEHGYGDGPSSRYREPREYGDGPSGRYRDTEQNYGDGPSGRYRDSGQNYGDGPSNRYRHDQGREPNNYRNKVKLVDY, encoded by the exons ATGTGGCACGAGGCAAGGAAACAAGAACGATTGATTCGCGGTATGATAGTTGATTATCGCCGGAGAGCCGAGCGACGCAAGGATTTCTATGAAAAAATT AAAGCAGAACCAACACAGTTTTTACAACTCCACGGAAGACAATGCAAAATCCATTTAGATCCAGCTGTCGCGGCCGCTGGGGAAGGTCCAGCGATCAT GATGCCTTGGCAAGGTGACACTAACAATATGATAGACAGATTTGATGTGCGGGCACATTTAGACTTCATACCAGATGTGAAAACACCTGACATTCCTCCAGAAGACCTGTCTCAAGAGGAGAGACAATGCAACTATGAGAGATATAGAATCCTGGCACAGAATGGGTTTCTTGGAATAA GTGAAGACAAGTTCCTCCAGCAGCTTGCAATCGAAGAGCAATATGGTGTCACTGTGGAAGAGAAAGAGATGCAAAAGGAGAAGTTAAGTGAAAAGAAAGGGACAGGTGCAGCCATAGGATACAATTATAATGATCCTGGAGCCCAACCATCCAGCTATAACG GCCCAGAAGTCAAAAAGAAAGAGGTTGAAGTCAAGGATTCTGATGATGATTCAGACTTGGACATCATTGACGTTGATCTAAGTATTGATGTCAACAAAATGGAGGCTTTGCAG GCTCACGAGTTGAACGCGGTGGGGCCTCAGTTCGGCATGGCGGGCTGCGACTTGTTCTCCTTCCTCACGGGCGACGCGGACGACGCCGAGCACCAGAAGCAGCTACTGCGCGAAGAGAAGGAGAAGGCCATGTTCTCCGGCAGGAAGAGTAGGCGCGAGCGACGCGCGCATCG GGACAAGAAGCTAGCGACGCGCGTTGTAAGCCCGCCGAGCTACGCGGCGCCGTCGTCGCTGGCTCGCGCCAGTCGCTCGCCCTCGCGCTCGCCCTCGCGCAGCCCGTCGCCGGAGCACAGCGCCATACAATTCATCACCTCCTTCGGCCCGGAGGAAGAGGAGAAGCCTC CTCTACCACCAAAGCCTTTGTATGCTGATAAATTGAAGCAAAATCTGAAAAAGCCTGATATGCTGTATTCTGAAGCAGTTCGAAAACCGAGACCTCG GTCTAAATCGATCGACCTGACGCGTCCTGCAATCGGCCCGCGTGGGCCAAATTCAACATCGAGATCTAGATCTCGCTCCCGTTCACAATCCCGATCTCGTTCGAGGTCGCGGTCGAGGTCAAGGTCAAGGTCGAAGTCACGCTCATCTTCCCGTTCGAGGTCGCGCTCTAGATCGTCGAGGTCGCGCTCCAAATCCTTCGTCCCGTATCGAAGGACGAGGTCGCGGTCAAGGTCAAGGTCGAGGTCGCGCCCAAGGAATTACAGGAGACGATCTAGGAGTCTTTCCAA TCATGCTAGTGGTTATGCGAACCGTAATAGATCCAGGTCAATTTCATATGAAAG CAACGGCAAAAGTACGGCTCAGAAGAAGGCGGTGCCGCGTTATTACGGCCGACGCAAGGAAGACAAGTCTTCCAGCGAGTTGTCCTTAGACTCCGAGTCCAGCGATTCTCCTGACGACgacaaaaataa GTCAGCAGTGGGCAATAAATCGAACTCATACCAGAATCAGTTACGATTGTCTGGACGCAGCGCCAAA GGTCCAACGCGAGAGACATTATCAATGAAAGAAAAGTTGAAAAGGAAAATGCAAGCGCAACTATCCAGGCAAT TGCGCGCAGACAAGCGGGCTGAGGCCGAGCGGCTAGAGCGCGAGTCGCGTCGCCAGGCGCGCCGCGACGAGGAGATGCGCGAGCTCGCGCTCAAGCTGCGCCGCAA ACAACGTGAAATGAGACATCAGCGTTATCGTAACTCCAGCGATGAAGATTCGGACAGAAGTCGCAGTGGCTCTTCCTCAAG ACAATCCCCATTCTCGGAAAGGAAGCGGGATGCTCGAAGCCGTTCAAAGAGCAACCCCCCGCAAGAAAAACGTATACCCGTTTGGGAAGCAGACAAAGAAccatcaccaccaccaccaccgaTATATAAACTCAAACCTTCTGAAATGGGCACAAGTTCATATTTGGGCAGAAATCGAAACCCAGAAATCTCAGAGGGGTACACCAGAGAAACAAGAAGCGATAGTAGAGAGCAAAGCTATCAGAATAGATATGATAGATACCCAAATCGAGAACCGGGCAGGCATTTCGATAACAGCTTCAAACACGACGCGTATGAAGGTGCGAGTAGATTCGATCAGGAGAGGTACCAAGGGCCCGTGAGACGCCAGTTGAACCAAAGAGGCGGCTATAGGAACCAGAATTTTAGAAATGCTGAACAAAATTATGGCGATAGTACCTCCACGAGTAGATATCGAGATTCTGAACACGGTTACGGCGACGGCCCTTCCAGCCGTTACCGTGAGCCTAGAGAATATGGCGACGGCCCCTCAGGACGCTACCGTGATACTGAACAAAATTATGGCGATGGCCCATCGGGGCGATATCGCGATTCTGGACAAAATTATGGcgatggtccttcgaaccggtaTCGACATGACCAAGGCCGAGAACCGAATAATTATAGAAACAAAGTTAAACTTGTAGATTATTAA
- the LOC123872979 gene encoding CLK4-associating serine/arginine rich protein isoform X2, whose protein sequence is MWHEARKQERLIRGMIVDYRRRAERRKDFYEKIKAEPTQFLQLHGRQCKIHLDPAVAAAGEGPAIMMPWQGDTNNMIDRFDVRAHLDFIPDVKTPDIPPEDLSQEERQCNYERYRILAQNGFLGISEDKFLQQLAIEEQYGVTVEEKEMQKEKLSEKKGTGAAIGYNYNDPGAQPSSYNGPEVKKKEVEVKDSDDDSDLDIIDVDLSIDVNKMEALQAHELNAVGPQFGMAGCDLFSFLTGDADDAEHQKQLLREEKEKAMFSGRKSRRERRAHRDKKLATRVVSPPSYAAPSSLARASRSPSRSPSRSPSPEHSAIQFITSFGPEEEEKPPLPPKPLYADKLKQNLKKPDMLYSEAVRKPRPRSKSIDLTRPAIGPRGPNSTSRSRSRSRSQSRSRSRSRSRSRSRSKSRSSSRSRSRSRSSRSRSKSFVPYRRTRSRSRSRSRSRPRNYRRRSRSLSNNGKSTAQKKAVPRYYGRRKEDKSSSELSLDSESSDSPDDDKNKSAVGNKSNSYQNQLRLSGRSAKGPTRETLSMKEKLKRKMQAQLSRQLRADKRAEAERLERESRRQARRDEEMRELALKLRRKQREMRHQRYRNSSDEDSDRSRSGSSSRQSPFSERKRDARSRSKSNPPQEKRIPVWEADKEPSPPPPPIYKLKPSEMGTSSYLGRNRNPEISEGYTRETRSDSREQSYQNRYDRYPNREPGRHFDNSFKHDAYEGASRFDQERYQGPVRRQLNQRGGYRNQNFRNAEQNYGDSTSTSRYRDSEHGYGDGPSSRYREPREYGDGPSGRYRDTEQNYGDGPSGRYRDSGQNYGDGPSNRYRHDQGREPNNYRNKVKLVDY, encoded by the exons ATGTGGCACGAGGCAAGGAAACAAGAACGATTGATTCGCGGTATGATAGTTGATTATCGCCGGAGAGCCGAGCGACGCAAGGATTTCTATGAAAAAATT AAAGCAGAACCAACACAGTTTTTACAACTCCACGGAAGACAATGCAAAATCCATTTAGATCCAGCTGTCGCGGCCGCTGGGGAAGGTCCAGCGATCAT GATGCCTTGGCAAGGTGACACTAACAATATGATAGACAGATTTGATGTGCGGGCACATTTAGACTTCATACCAGATGTGAAAACACCTGACATTCCTCCAGAAGACCTGTCTCAAGAGGAGAGACAATGCAACTATGAGAGATATAGAATCCTGGCACAGAATGGGTTTCTTGGAATAA GTGAAGACAAGTTCCTCCAGCAGCTTGCAATCGAAGAGCAATATGGTGTCACTGTGGAAGAGAAAGAGATGCAAAAGGAGAAGTTAAGTGAAAAGAAAGGGACAGGTGCAGCCATAGGATACAATTATAATGATCCTGGAGCCCAACCATCCAGCTATAACG GCCCAGAAGTCAAAAAGAAAGAGGTTGAAGTCAAGGATTCTGATGATGATTCAGACTTGGACATCATTGACGTTGATCTAAGTATTGATGTCAACAAAATGGAGGCTTTGCAG GCTCACGAGTTGAACGCGGTGGGGCCTCAGTTCGGCATGGCGGGCTGCGACTTGTTCTCCTTCCTCACGGGCGACGCGGACGACGCCGAGCACCAGAAGCAGCTACTGCGCGAAGAGAAGGAGAAGGCCATGTTCTCCGGCAGGAAGAGTAGGCGCGAGCGACGCGCGCATCG GGACAAGAAGCTAGCGACGCGCGTTGTAAGCCCGCCGAGCTACGCGGCGCCGTCGTCGCTGGCTCGCGCCAGTCGCTCGCCCTCGCGCTCGCCCTCGCGCAGCCCGTCGCCGGAGCACAGCGCCATACAATTCATCACCTCCTTCGGCCCGGAGGAAGAGGAGAAGCCTC CTCTACCACCAAAGCCTTTGTATGCTGATAAATTGAAGCAAAATCTGAAAAAGCCTGATATGCTGTATTCTGAAGCAGTTCGAAAACCGAGACCTCG GTCTAAATCGATCGACCTGACGCGTCCTGCAATCGGCCCGCGTGGGCCAAATTCAACATCGAGATCTAGATCTCGCTCCCGTTCACAATCCCGATCTCGTTCGAGGTCGCGGTCGAGGTCAAGGTCAAGGTCGAAGTCACGCTCATCTTCCCGTTCGAGGTCGCGCTCTAGATCGTCGAGGTCGCGCTCCAAATCCTTCGTCCCGTATCGAAGGACGAGGTCGCGGTCAAGGTCAAGGTCGAGGTCGCGCCCAAGGAATTACAGGAGACGATCTAGGAGTCTTTCCAA CAACGGCAAAAGTACGGCTCAGAAGAAGGCGGTGCCGCGTTATTACGGCCGACGCAAGGAAGACAAGTCTTCCAGCGAGTTGTCCTTAGACTCCGAGTCCAGCGATTCTCCTGACGACgacaaaaataa GTCAGCAGTGGGCAATAAATCGAACTCATACCAGAATCAGTTACGATTGTCTGGACGCAGCGCCAAA GGTCCAACGCGAGAGACATTATCAATGAAAGAAAAGTTGAAAAGGAAAATGCAAGCGCAACTATCCAGGCAAT TGCGCGCAGACAAGCGGGCTGAGGCCGAGCGGCTAGAGCGCGAGTCGCGTCGCCAGGCGCGCCGCGACGAGGAGATGCGCGAGCTCGCGCTCAAGCTGCGCCGCAA ACAACGTGAAATGAGACATCAGCGTTATCGTAACTCCAGCGATGAAGATTCGGACAGAAGTCGCAGTGGCTCTTCCTCAAG ACAATCCCCATTCTCGGAAAGGAAGCGGGATGCTCGAAGCCGTTCAAAGAGCAACCCCCCGCAAGAAAAACGTATACCCGTTTGGGAAGCAGACAAAGAAccatcaccaccaccaccaccgaTATATAAACTCAAACCTTCTGAAATGGGCACAAGTTCATATTTGGGCAGAAATCGAAACCCAGAAATCTCAGAGGGGTACACCAGAGAAACAAGAAGCGATAGTAGAGAGCAAAGCTATCAGAATAGATATGATAGATACCCAAATCGAGAACCGGGCAGGCATTTCGATAACAGCTTCAAACACGACGCGTATGAAGGTGCGAGTAGATTCGATCAGGAGAGGTACCAAGGGCCCGTGAGACGCCAGTTGAACCAAAGAGGCGGCTATAGGAACCAGAATTTTAGAAATGCTGAACAAAATTATGGCGATAGTACCTCCACGAGTAGATATCGAGATTCTGAACACGGTTACGGCGACGGCCCTTCCAGCCGTTACCGTGAGCCTAGAGAATATGGCGACGGCCCCTCAGGACGCTACCGTGATACTGAACAAAATTATGGCGATGGCCCATCGGGGCGATATCGCGATTCTGGACAAAATTATGGcgatggtccttcgaaccggtaTCGACATGACCAAGGCCGAGAACCGAATAATTATAGAAACAAAGTTAAACTTGTAGATTATTAA
- the LOC123872979 gene encoding CLK4-associating serine/arginine rich protein isoform X3 has translation MWHEARKQERLIRGMIVDYRRRAERRKDFYEKIKAEPTQFLQLHGRQCKIHLDPAVAAAGEGPAIMMPWQGDTNNMIDRFDVRAHLDFIPDVKTPDIPPEDLSQEERQCNYERYRILAQNGFLGISEDKFLQQLAIEEQYGVTVEEKEMQKEKLSEKKGTGAAIGYNYNDPGAQPSSYNGPEVKKKEVEVKDSDDDSDLDIIDVDLSIDVNKMEALQAHELNAVGPQFGMAGCDLFSFLTGDADDAEHQKQLLREEKEKAMFSGRKSRRERRAHRDKKLATRVVSPPSYAAPSSLARASRSPSRSPSRSPSPEHSAIQFITSFGPEEEEKPPLPPKPLYADKLKQNLKKPDMLYSEAVRKPRPRSKSIDLTRPAIGPRGPNSTSRSRSRSRSQSRSRSRSRSRSRSRSKSRSSSRSRSRSRSSRSRSKSFVPYRRTRSRSRSRSRSRPRNYRRRSRSLSNHASGYANRNRSRSISYESNGKSTAQKKAVPRYYGRRKEDKSSSELSLDSESSDSPDDDKNKSAVGNKSNSYQNQLRLSGRSAKGPTRETLSMKEKLKRKMQAQLSRQLRADKRAEAERLERESRRQARRDEEMRELALKLRRKSVIHTHTPHTHTRARKHTYTIQTHTTYIKTDSQCYVTILLNAQLLKPVTRHAPKRCHIGSSIHISQELTKRENLVLRKILHF, from the exons ATGTGGCACGAGGCAAGGAAACAAGAACGATTGATTCGCGGTATGATAGTTGATTATCGCCGGAGAGCCGAGCGACGCAAGGATTTCTATGAAAAAATT AAAGCAGAACCAACACAGTTTTTACAACTCCACGGAAGACAATGCAAAATCCATTTAGATCCAGCTGTCGCGGCCGCTGGGGAAGGTCCAGCGATCAT GATGCCTTGGCAAGGTGACACTAACAATATGATAGACAGATTTGATGTGCGGGCACATTTAGACTTCATACCAGATGTGAAAACACCTGACATTCCTCCAGAAGACCTGTCTCAAGAGGAGAGACAATGCAACTATGAGAGATATAGAATCCTGGCACAGAATGGGTTTCTTGGAATAA GTGAAGACAAGTTCCTCCAGCAGCTTGCAATCGAAGAGCAATATGGTGTCACTGTGGAAGAGAAAGAGATGCAAAAGGAGAAGTTAAGTGAAAAGAAAGGGACAGGTGCAGCCATAGGATACAATTATAATGATCCTGGAGCCCAACCATCCAGCTATAACG GCCCAGAAGTCAAAAAGAAAGAGGTTGAAGTCAAGGATTCTGATGATGATTCAGACTTGGACATCATTGACGTTGATCTAAGTATTGATGTCAACAAAATGGAGGCTTTGCAG GCTCACGAGTTGAACGCGGTGGGGCCTCAGTTCGGCATGGCGGGCTGCGACTTGTTCTCCTTCCTCACGGGCGACGCGGACGACGCCGAGCACCAGAAGCAGCTACTGCGCGAAGAGAAGGAGAAGGCCATGTTCTCCGGCAGGAAGAGTAGGCGCGAGCGACGCGCGCATCG GGACAAGAAGCTAGCGACGCGCGTTGTAAGCCCGCCGAGCTACGCGGCGCCGTCGTCGCTGGCTCGCGCCAGTCGCTCGCCCTCGCGCTCGCCCTCGCGCAGCCCGTCGCCGGAGCACAGCGCCATACAATTCATCACCTCCTTCGGCCCGGAGGAAGAGGAGAAGCCTC CTCTACCACCAAAGCCTTTGTATGCTGATAAATTGAAGCAAAATCTGAAAAAGCCTGATATGCTGTATTCTGAAGCAGTTCGAAAACCGAGACCTCG GTCTAAATCGATCGACCTGACGCGTCCTGCAATCGGCCCGCGTGGGCCAAATTCAACATCGAGATCTAGATCTCGCTCCCGTTCACAATCCCGATCTCGTTCGAGGTCGCGGTCGAGGTCAAGGTCAAGGTCGAAGTCACGCTCATCTTCCCGTTCGAGGTCGCGCTCTAGATCGTCGAGGTCGCGCTCCAAATCCTTCGTCCCGTATCGAAGGACGAGGTCGCGGTCAAGGTCAAGGTCGAGGTCGCGCCCAAGGAATTACAGGAGACGATCTAGGAGTCTTTCCAA TCATGCTAGTGGTTATGCGAACCGTAATAGATCCAGGTCAATTTCATATGAAAG CAACGGCAAAAGTACGGCTCAGAAGAAGGCGGTGCCGCGTTATTACGGCCGACGCAAGGAAGACAAGTCTTCCAGCGAGTTGTCCTTAGACTCCGAGTCCAGCGATTCTCCTGACGACgacaaaaataa GTCAGCAGTGGGCAATAAATCGAACTCATACCAGAATCAGTTACGATTGTCTGGACGCAGCGCCAAA GGTCCAACGCGAGAGACATTATCAATGAAAGAAAAGTTGAAAAGGAAAATGCAAGCGCAACTATCCAGGCAAT TGCGCGCAGACAAGCGGGCTGAGGCCGAGCGGCTAGAGCGCGAGTCGCGTCGCCAGGCGCGCCGCGACGAGGAGATGCGCGAGCTCGCGCTCAAGCTGCGCCGCAAGTCcgtcatacacacacacacaccacacacgcacacgcgcGCGCgtaaacacacatacacaatcCAAACACACACAACATACATCAAAACGGATTCCCA atgctacgTTACTATACTTTTGAACGCTCAATTATTAAAACCGGTAACACGCCACGCGCCGAAACGATGCCATATAGGGTCAAGTATCCACATATCCCAAGAGTTGACCAAAAGGGAAAACCTTGTCCTACGGAAAATActacatttttaa
- the LOC123872984 gene encoding uncharacterized protein LOC123872984, producing the protein MSDEEIVSAKCRLLEIFSDLDDAEIESIEKWICSHSYRKDLEYKKSLKSSAKLLKRIGDSIKKIVPLEAEMPTEHITPPRVGDQADCDKNNSCHVDEFLYDEKQVEDLVKKGKLRRQFCFDCKSRNIKDLTFISHSMSRQALQYIFKVLLPRDLERKQILDVGSRLGAVLYAAYHFTNASKVVGIEINKECCEVQEKIIAQYSMDKDRISVINSDVLERQDIVECSDIIIINVLDFFVDEEKHRELWYFFKKHIKKGSYLIANRSMAETLGCLEIFEEFMDWLSICKPNQADNEIFFDVEDYSELYLYSIN; encoded by the exons ATGTCTGATGAAGAAATAGTTAGTGCGAAATGTCGTTTATTAGAAATTTTCTCTGATCTCGATGACGCTGAAATAGAATCGATTGAAAAGTGGATATGTTCCCATTCATATAGAAAGG ATTTAGAATACAAAAAGTCACTAAAAAGTTCAGCTAAGTTATTAAAAAGGATTGGagattctataaaaaaaattgtgcctTTAGAGGCTGAGATGCCAACAGAGCACATCACACCACCAAGAGTTGGAGACCAAGCTGATTGTGATAAAAACAATTCTTGTCATGTAGATGAGTTTCTCTATGATGAAAAACAGGTTGAGGACTTGGTCAAAAAGGGAAAACTGAGACGACAATTTTGTTTTGATTGTAAGTCTCGAAATATAAAG GATTTAACATTTATATCCCATTCAATGTCAAGACAAGCCTTGCAATACATATTCAAAGTACTTCTTCCCAGAGATTTGGAACGCAAACAAATATTAGATGTGGGGTCACGACTGGGAGCAGTTTTGTATGCT GCCTATCATTTCACAAATGCATCAAAAGTAGTTGGTATTGAGATAAATAAAGAATGCTGTGAAGTTCAGGAAAAAATAATTGCACAGTATTCAATGGACAAAGACAGAATATCAGTAATAAATTCAGATGTATTGGAGAGGCAAGATATTGTTGAATGTTCAGATATAATCATAATAAATGTTCTAGACTTTTTTGTTGATGAAGAAAAACACAGAGAATTGTGGTATTTCTtcaaaaaacacataaaaaaggGCAGTTATTTGATTGCAAATAGAAGCATGGCAGAAACGTTGGGCTGTTTGGAAATATTTGAAGAATTTATGGACTGGCTGAGCATATGTAAACCAAACCAGGCagataatgaaatatttttcgATGTGGAAGATTATAgtgaattatatttatattcaataaattaa
- the LOC123872983 gene encoding inositol-tetrakisphosphate 1-kinase-like — protein sequence MSERMPFERSIGIWMSDKKSQKLNWKELNHACNSHGFNLVKLELERPFEEQGRIDVLLHKLTDIIAAADQGDVKALINIRRLEQYLSNHPNITVIDPLDNVRILLNRYCYYTILQEEASFENQGIYTPAFAEFTTNNIEQNIEIMRQRGVKFPVICKQTIAHGSKSAHEMVLIFNERGLNVCKAPCVVQSFVNHNAVLHKVFVVGNRYHICERPSLKNFYASDDLEPIYYRTGEVCKADSQSTLSILDPHDKADRKMTLNEDKIKSIIQVLRKKIGLILLGFDVVIDNTTGNHAVIDINVFPSYDNFPNFFEHLLECINESLIKSNGDTLESNVADNFVGNCRLNGLINVGEGRASYRVMGMNIMN from the exons ATGAGCGAAAGAATGCCTTTCGAAAGAAGTATAGGAATTTGGATGTCGGATAAAAAAAGCCAAAAACTTAATTGGAAAGAATTGAATCATGCCTGCAACTCTCATGGTTTCAACCTAGTCAag TTGGAGTTGGAGAGACCATTTGAGGAGCAAGGTAGAATAGATGTTTTGCTGCACAAACTTACAGACATAATAGCTGCCGCTGATCAAGGTGACGTGAAG gctTTAATCAACATACGACGCTTGGAACAGTATTTATCTAATCATCCTAATATAACCGTCATTGACCCCTTGGACAACGTGAGAATTTTATTAAACCG TTATTGTTATTACACCATACTACAAGAAGAAGCGTCATTCGAAAACCAGGGTATATACACACCAGCTTTTGCCGAATTCACAACAAATAACATTGAACAAAACATAGAGATCATGAGGCAAAGGGGGGTAAAATTTCCCGTGATATGCAAACAGACTATCGCGCATGGCTCCAAGTCGGCACATGAAATGGTACTGATCTTCAATGAGAGAGGACTTAATGTTTGTAAAGCACCGTGCGTGGTGCAAAGTTTTGTGAACCATAATGCTGTATTGCATAAAGTGTTTGTGGTTGGAAATAG GTATCACATTTGCGAACGTCCAAGTTTAAAAAACTTCTACGCCTCCGACGACTTGGAGCCAATTTACTACAGAACAGGGGAAGTCTGCAAGGCGGACAGCCAATCCACATTATCCATTTTAGACCCACATGACAAGGCTGATAGAAAAATGACCCTCAACGAGGACAAAATAAAGTCGATTATCCAAGTACTCAGAAAAAAGATTGGGCTAATTCTTCTCGGCTTCGACGTAGTTATAGACAACACTACAGGTAATCACGCGGTTATTGATATTAATGTGTTCCCAAGTTACGACAATTTTCCTAACTTTTTCGAGCATTTATTAGAATGTATTAATGAGAGTTTGATAAAGTCTAACGGTGATACTTTAGAGAGTAATGTAGCGGATAATTTCGTTGGCAACTGTAGGTTAAACGGTTTGATTAATGTGGGCGAAGGTCGGGCTAGCTATAGAGTAATGGGAATGAATATTATGAACTAA